One stretch of Cygnus atratus isolate AKBS03 ecotype Queensland, Australia chromosome 28, CAtr_DNAZoo_HiC_assembly, whole genome shotgun sequence DNA includes these proteins:
- the TUFT1 gene encoding tuftelin isoform X1: MTGRQGWCAVLDVRPHGQSPESVKVLRLTLPNDLPGDRQVKQKPVGKAFAMVANRSSNGHSLASECIKSNDGDEEIIKVYLKARAEGGVNHEEHVSQLKSEVRYIQEARSSLKKLREDLSSKLENRQGDKQHAQVVLEKQNGSWLHPESPRADSWEDQEEDYSGDDVEKIRQTAKRLFTKLQEAEKRHQLEKKDLERAVSQYQEEAEQTSSALRRAEKSVLEKEVQVDELQRLLAGMEKEHRSLLLKMKEGEAELARLRSAEGDRLAEQDRSAKLEKEVAMLREKIHHLDDMLKSQQRKVRQMIEQLQNSKTVIQAKDAVIQELKEKVAYLEAENLEMHDRIEHLIEKQVSRGGHSSRARSKSEYVSSKRLSGPKPLPLIRVVET, encoded by the exons GAGAGCGTGAAGGTGCTGAGGCTGACGCTGCCGAATGACCTGCCAGGTGACAGGCAGGTGAAGCAGAAG CCAGTGGGAAAAGCCTTCGCCATGGTGGCCAACAGGTCGAGCAACGGTCACTCGCTGGCGTCCGAGTGCATCAAGTCCAACGACGGCGATGAGGAGATCATTAAG GTTTATCTCAAGGCGAGGGCCGAGGGCGGTGTGAACCACGAGGAGCACGTCAGCCAGCTGAAAAGCGAAGTTCGTTACATCCAAGAG GCTAGAAGTTCTTTGAAGAAGCTGCGGGAAGACTTAAGTAGTAAACTTGAGAACAGACAAGGAGATAAACAGCATGCACAG GTGGTGCTGGAGAAGCAGAACGGGAGCTGGCTGCACCCCGAGAGTCCCCGCGCTGATTCCTGGGAGGACCAG GAGGAGGATTATTCGGGAGACGATGTGGAAAAGATCCGACAGACAGCGAAGAGGCTGTTCACgaagctgcaggaggctgagaaGCGCCATCAGTTGGAGAAGAAGGACCTTGAG AGGGCGGTCTCGCAGTACCAGGAGGAAGCCGAGCAAACAAGCTCTGCCCTGCGGAGAGCGGAGAAGAGCGTGCTGGAGAAGGAGGTGCAGGTGGATGAGCTGCAGCGGCTGCTGGCAGGGATGGAGAAG gagcacaggaGCTTGCTGCTGAAGATGAAAGAAGGCGAAGCGGAGCTGGCGAGGCTGAGGAGCGCGGAAGGTGACAGACTCGCCGAACAAGACCG GTCAGCCaagctggagaaggaggtggCCATGCTGCGGGAGAAGATCCACCACCTGGACGACATGCTGAAGAGCCAGCAGCGCAAGGTCCGCCAGATGATCGAGCAG ctccagAACTCCAAAACGGTGATTCAGGCCAAAGATGCTGTGATCCAGGAGCTCAAGGAGAAGGTCGCTTACTTGGAGGCTGAG AACCTGGAGATGCACGACCGCATAGAGCACTTGATTGAGAAGCAAGTGAGTCGGGGTGGCCACAGCTCCAGAGCGCGCTCCAAGTCGGAGTACGTGAGCAG CAAAAGGCTGTCGGGCCCCAAGCCGCTGCCTCTCATTCGAGTGGTGGAAACATGA
- the TUFT1 gene encoding tuftelin isoform X2, which yields MTGRQGWCAVLDVRPHGQSPESVKVLRLTLPNDLPGDRQVKQKPVGKAFAMVANRSSNGHSLASECIKSNDGDEEIIKVYLKARAEGGVNHEEHVSQLKSEVRYIQEVVLEKQNGSWLHPESPRADSWEDQEEDYSGDDVEKIRQTAKRLFTKLQEAEKRHQLEKKDLERAVSQYQEEAEQTSSALRRAEKSVLEKEVQVDELQRLLAGMEKEHRSLLLKMKEGEAELARLRSAEGDRLAEQDRSAKLEKEVAMLREKIHHLDDMLKSQQRKVRQMIEQLQNSKTVIQAKDAVIQELKEKVAYLEAENLEMHDRIEHLIEKQVSRGGHSSRARSKSEYVSSKRLSGPKPLPLIRVVET from the exons GAGAGCGTGAAGGTGCTGAGGCTGACGCTGCCGAATGACCTGCCAGGTGACAGGCAGGTGAAGCAGAAG CCAGTGGGAAAAGCCTTCGCCATGGTGGCCAACAGGTCGAGCAACGGTCACTCGCTGGCGTCCGAGTGCATCAAGTCCAACGACGGCGATGAGGAGATCATTAAG GTTTATCTCAAGGCGAGGGCCGAGGGCGGTGTGAACCACGAGGAGCACGTCAGCCAGCTGAAAAGCGAAGTTCGTTACATCCAAGAG GTGGTGCTGGAGAAGCAGAACGGGAGCTGGCTGCACCCCGAGAGTCCCCGCGCTGATTCCTGGGAGGACCAG GAGGAGGATTATTCGGGAGACGATGTGGAAAAGATCCGACAGACAGCGAAGAGGCTGTTCACgaagctgcaggaggctgagaaGCGCCATCAGTTGGAGAAGAAGGACCTTGAG AGGGCGGTCTCGCAGTACCAGGAGGAAGCCGAGCAAACAAGCTCTGCCCTGCGGAGAGCGGAGAAGAGCGTGCTGGAGAAGGAGGTGCAGGTGGATGAGCTGCAGCGGCTGCTGGCAGGGATGGAGAAG gagcacaggaGCTTGCTGCTGAAGATGAAAGAAGGCGAAGCGGAGCTGGCGAGGCTGAGGAGCGCGGAAGGTGACAGACTCGCCGAACAAGACCG GTCAGCCaagctggagaaggaggtggCCATGCTGCGGGAGAAGATCCACCACCTGGACGACATGCTGAAGAGCCAGCAGCGCAAGGTCCGCCAGATGATCGAGCAG ctccagAACTCCAAAACGGTGATTCAGGCCAAAGATGCTGTGATCCAGGAGCTCAAGGAGAAGGTCGCTTACTTGGAGGCTGAG AACCTGGAGATGCACGACCGCATAGAGCACTTGATTGAGAAGCAAGTGAGTCGGGGTGGCCACAGCTCCAGAGCGCGCTCCAAGTCGGAGTACGTGAGCAG CAAAAGGCTGTCGGGCCCCAAGCCGCTGCCTCTCATTCGAGTGGTGGAAACATGA
- the TOMM40L gene encoding mitochondrial import receptor subunit TOM40B isoform X1: protein MGNALGPAAPRAPRRGGALGNPGSFDELHRQCKEVFPQQMEGVKLIVNKALSSHFQVTHTVHMSTLGASNYHFNATFVGDRQLGPTEAFPTLVGDMDNSGSLNAQVLHLLAERLRTKAVFQTHQAKFVTWQFDGEYRGDDCTATVTLGNPDLLGESVILVAHFLQSVTSRLVLGGEMVYHRRPGEEGAILTLAGKYTAPKWVATLNVGYGGAHASYYHRANEQVQVGVELEANTRLQDTTFAFGYQLNLPQANVVFRGLLDSNWSVGGVLEKKLPPLPVTLALGAFLNHWKNRFHCGFSVIVG from the exons atGGGCAACGCGCtgggccccgccgcgccccgggccccgcgccgggggggggccctCGGGAACCCCGGCAGCTTCGACGAGCTGCACCGGCAGTGCAAAG AGGTTTTCCCGCAGCAGATGGAGGGCGTGAAGCTGATCGTCAACAAGGCGCTGAGCAGCCACTTCCAG GTGACGCACACGGTTCACATGAGCACCCTGGGGGCCTCCAACTACCACTTCAACGCCACCTTCGTGGGTGACCGGCAGCTGGGACCCACCGAG gctttCCCCACGCTGGTTGGGGACATGGACAACAGCGGCAGCCTCAACGCCCAGGTCCTGCACCTCCTGGCCGAGCGCCTCCGCACCAAAGCCGTCTTCCAg ACGCACCAGGCCAAGTTCGTGACGTGGCAGTTCGACGGCGAGTACCGGGGCGACGACTGCACCGCCACCGTCACGCTGGGCAACCCCGACCTCCTCGGCGAGTCCG TCATCCTGGTGGCGCATTTCCTGCAGAGCGTCACCTCCCGCCTGGTGCTGGGCGGCGAGATGGTTTACCACCGGCGGCCGGGCGAGGAGGGAGCCATCCTCACGCTGGCGGGCAAATACACGG cCCCGAAATGGGTGGCGACGCTCAACGTGGGCTACGGCGGTGCCCACGCCAGCTACTACCACAGAGCCAACGAGCAG GTGCAGGTCGGGGTGGAGCTGGAGGCCAACACGCGGCTGCAGGACACCACCTTCGCCTTCGGCTACCAGCTCAACTTGCCGCAGGCCAACGTCGTCTTCAGAG GGCTCCTGGACAGCAACTGGAGCGTCGGGGGGGTGCTGGAGAAGAAGCTGCCCCCGCTGCCCGTCACCCTGGCTCTGGGCGCCTTCCTCAACCACTGGAAGAACCGCTTCCACTGCGGCTTCAGCGTCATCGTGGGCTGA
- the APOA2 gene encoding apolipoprotein A-II — translation MKLLVAALLLLCACSLQAALTKREAEPEPGAEAAPDATIPLSRHFQTFSDFVTKELPQKLQAEELRSQAKAYLEQANQQLTPLAQELRSNVLQFFSSLLELGKSKEQA, via the exons ATGAAGCTGCTGGTGGCCGCgttgctgctgctctgcgcCTGCAGCCTCCAGGCCGCCCTGACAAAGCGCGAGGCTGAGCCCGAGCCCGGGGCCGAGGCCGCCCCGGATGCCACCATCCCCCTGAGCCGCCACTTCCAGACCTTCTCCGACTTTGTCACCAAGGAGCTGCCCCagaagctgcaggcagaggagctgcgGAGCCAGGCCAA gGCCTATCTGGAGCAGGCCAACCAGCAGCTGACGCCGCTGGCCCAGGAGCTGCGCAGCAACGTCCTCCAattcttctcctccctgctggagctgggcaagAGCAAGGAGCAGGCCTGA
- the TOMM40L gene encoding mitochondrial import receptor subunit TOM40B isoform X2, translating into MGNALGPAAPRAPRRGGALGNPGSFDELHRQCKEVFPQQMEGVKLIVNKALSSHFQVTHTVHMSTLGASNYHFNATFVGDRQLGPTEAFPTLVGDMDNSGSLNAQVLHLLAERLRTKAVFQFDGEYRGDDCTATVTLGNPDLLGESVILVAHFLQSVTSRLVLGGEMVYHRRPGEEGAILTLAGKYTAPKWVATLNVGYGGAHASYYHRANEQVQVGVELEANTRLQDTTFAFGYQLNLPQANVVFRGLLDSNWSVGGVLEKKLPPLPVTLALGAFLNHWKNRFHCGFSVIVG; encoded by the exons atGGGCAACGCGCtgggccccgccgcgccccgggccccgcgccgggggggggccctCGGGAACCCCGGCAGCTTCGACGAGCTGCACCGGCAGTGCAAAG AGGTTTTCCCGCAGCAGATGGAGGGCGTGAAGCTGATCGTCAACAAGGCGCTGAGCAGCCACTTCCAG GTGACGCACACGGTTCACATGAGCACCCTGGGGGCCTCCAACTACCACTTCAACGCCACCTTCGTGGGTGACCGGCAGCTGGGACCCACCGAG gctttCCCCACGCTGGTTGGGGACATGGACAACAGCGGCAGCCTCAACGCCCAGGTCCTGCACCTCCTGGCCGAGCGCCTCCGCACCAAAGCCGTCTTCCAg TTCGACGGCGAGTACCGGGGCGACGACTGCACCGCCACCGTCACGCTGGGCAACCCCGACCTCCTCGGCGAGTCCG TCATCCTGGTGGCGCATTTCCTGCAGAGCGTCACCTCCCGCCTGGTGCTGGGCGGCGAGATGGTTTACCACCGGCGGCCGGGCGAGGAGGGAGCCATCCTCACGCTGGCGGGCAAATACACGG cCCCGAAATGGGTGGCGACGCTCAACGTGGGCTACGGCGGTGCCCACGCCAGCTACTACCACAGAGCCAACGAGCAG GTGCAGGTCGGGGTGGAGCTGGAGGCCAACACGCGGCTGCAGGACACCACCTTCGCCTTCGGCTACCAGCTCAACTTGCCGCAGGCCAACGTCGTCTTCAGAG GGCTCCTGGACAGCAACTGGAGCGTCGGGGGGGTGCTGGAGAAGAAGCTGCCCCCGCTGCCCGTCACCCTGGCTCTGGGCGCCTTCCTCAACCACTGGAAGAACCGCTTCCACTGCGGCTTCAGCGTCATCGTGGGCTGA
- the NR1I3 gene encoding LOW QUALITY PROTEIN: nuclear receptor subfamily 1 group I member 3 (The sequence of the model RefSeq protein was modified relative to this genomic sequence to represent the inferred CDS: inserted 1 base in 1 codon), translating to MSVSSPSDPESSPGTQRGPQATEREDTEPEEEKVCAVCGDRATGYHFHVMTCEGCKGFFRRSINKGVCFTCPFARSCPVTKAKRRQCQACRLQKCLDVGMRKDMIMSEEALGRRRALRRQRRLAREQPGELTAEQQELIGILIAAHQRTFDSSFSQFAHYRPAVRLYIPSPRSPSPSGPSAPSAVPSPQLECLDEDVLPDVFSMLPHLADLSTFMIQQVIKFAKEIPAFRGLPIDDQISLLKGATLGICQIQFNTVFNVETNAWECGQHCYTIQDGALAGFQQIYLEPLXFHISLRKLRLHEAEYVLLQAMLLFSPDHASVAQRDFIDQLQEKVALTLKSYIDHQHPMPEGRFLYAKLLLLLTELQTLKAENTRQILHIQDLSSMTPLLSEIIS from the exons ATGTCCGTGTCGAGCCCCTCGGACCCGGAGAGCAGCCCCGGCACGCAGCGGGGTCCCCAGGCCACCGAGAGGGAGGACACGGAGCCCGAGGAGGAGAAGGTGTGCGCCGTGTGCGGGGACCGCGCCACCGGCTACCACTTCCATGTCATGACCTGCGAGGGCTGCAAGGGCTTCTTCAG gCGGTCCATCAACAAGGGCGTCTGCTTCACCTGTCCCTTCGCCCGGAGCTGCCCGGTCACCAAGGCCAAGCGGCGGCAGTGCCAGGCGTGCCGCCTCCAGAAGTGCCTCGACGTGGGCATGCGGAAGGACA TGATCATGTCGGAGGAGGCCttggggcggcggcgggcgctgcggcggcagcggcggctgGCACGGGAGCAGCCCGGGGAGCTGACGGcggagcagcaggagctcatCGGCATCCTCATCGCGGCGCACCAGCGCACCTTCGACTCCAGCTTCTCCCAGTTTGCGCACTACCGG CCCGCCGTGCGCCTCTACATCCCCAGCCCGCGCTCCCCGAGCCCGTCGGGGCCGAGCGCCCCCTCGGCGGTGCCGTCGCCGCAGCTCGAGTGCCTGGACGAGGACGTGCTGCCCGACGTCTTCTCCATGCTGCCGCACCTCGCCGACCTCAGCACCTTCATGATCCAGCAGGTCATCAAGTTCGCCAAGGAGATCCCGGCTTTCAG GGGTTTGCCCATCGACGACCAGATCTCGCTGCTCAAAGGGGCCACGCTGGGGATCTGCCAGATCCAGTTCAACACCGTGTTCAACGTGGAGACCAACGCCTGGGAGTGCGGGCAGCACTGCTACACCATCCAGGACGGGGCCCTGG CCGGCTTCCAGCAGATCTACCTGGAGCCGC AGTTCCACATCAGCCTGAGGAAGCTGCGGCTGCACGAGGCCGAGTACGTCCTGCTGCAGGCCATGCTGCTCTTCTCGCCAG ACCACGCCAGCGTCGCCCAGCGGGACTTCATCgaccagctgcaggagaaggtgGCCCTCACGCTCAAGAGCTACATCGACCACCAGCACCCCATGCCCGAGGGCAG gtTCCTCTAcgccaagctgctgctgctgctgacggAGCTGCAGACGCTCAAGGCGGAGAACACGCGGCAGATCCTGCACATCCAGGACCTCTCCTCCATGACGCCGCTGCTCTCCGAGATCATCAGCTAG
- the UFC1 gene encoding ubiquitin-fold modifier-conjugating enzyme 1: MAEEAARRAVAELPLLRTAAGPRDRERWAERLKEEYRALIQYVENNKNADNDWFRLESNAEGTRWFGRCWYIHELLKYEFAIEFDIPVTYPSTAPEIAIPELDGKTAKMYR, translated from the exons ATGGCGGAggaggcggcgcggcgggcggtGGCGGAGCTGCCGCTGCTGCGgacggcggcggggccgcgggacCGGGAGCGGTGGGCGGAGAGGCTGAAGGAGGAGTACCGGGCGCTCATCCAG TACGTGGAGAACAACAAGAACGCCGACAACGACTGGTTCCGCCTCGAGTCCAACGCCGAGGGCACCC ggtgGTTCGGGCGCTGCTGGTACATCCACGAGCTGCTCAAGTACGAGTTCGCCATCGAGTTTGAT ATCCCGGTGACGTACCCCAGCACCGCCCCCGAGATCGCCATCCCGGAGCTGGATGGGAAGACGGCCAAGATGTacagg
- the SNX27 gene encoding sorting nexin-27, which produces MADEEGEGLPRSAAGPQRNGGGEGAPGGPGGPRVVRIVKSESGYGFNVRGQVSEGGQLRSINGELYAPLQHVSAVLGGGAADRAGVRKGDRILEVNGVNVEGATHKQVVDLIRAGEKELILTVLSVPPHEADNLDPSDDSLGQSFYDYTEKQAVPISIPTYKHVEQNGEKFVVYNVYMAGRQLCSKRYREFAILHQNLKREFANFTFPRLPGKWPFSLSEQQLDARRRGLEEYLEKVCSIRVIGESDIMQEFLSESDENYNGVSDVELRVALPDITTVTVRVKKNSTTDQVYQAVAAKVGMDSITANYFALFEVINHSFVRKLAPNEFPHKLYVQNYTSAVPGTCLTIRKWLFTTEEEVLLNDNDLAVTYFFHQAVDDVKKGYIKAEEKSYQLQKLCEQRKMVMYLNMLRTCEGYNEIIFPHCSCDSRRKGHVITAISIKHFKLHACTEEGQLENQVIAFEWDEMQRWDTDEEGMAFCFEYARGEKKPRWVKIFTPYVSAPVTHGPGRRSHILLVFPSGNRQEHPAPEREAAGRQAAARRSRQHGQGDGCCTAAA; this is translated from the exons ATGGCGGACGAGGAGGGCGAGGGGCTGCCGCGCTCGGCGGCGGGGCCGCAGCGGAACGGCGGCGGCgagggggcgccgggggggccgggggggccgcgggtGGTGCGCATCGTCAAGTCCGAGTCCGGCTACGGCTTCAACGTGCGCGGCCAAGTGAGCGAGGGCGGCCAGCTGCGGAGCATCAACGGCGAGCTGTACGCGCCGCTGCAGCACGTCAGCGCCGTGctgggcggcggggccgccgaCCGCGCCGGGGTCCGCAAGGGCGACCGCATCCTGGAGGT GAACGGGGTGAACGTTGAAGGAGCGACCCACAAACAAGTGGTGGACCTGATCCGCGCCGGGGAGAAGGAGCTGATCCTGACGGTGCTGTCGGTGCCTCCCCACGAGGCCGATAACCTCGACCCCAGCGATGACTCTTTGGGGCAGTCCTTCTATGACTACACGGAAAAGCAGGCTGtgcccatctccatccccacctACAAGCACGTGGAGCAGAACGGCGAGAAGTTTGTG gtgTACAACGTTTACATGGCGGGCCGCCAGCTCTGCTCCAAGCGGTACCGCGAGTTTGCCATCCTGCACCAGAACCTGAAACGGGAATTCGCCAACTTCACCTTCCCGCGGCTCCCGGGGAAGTGGCCCTTCTCCCTGTcggagcagcagctggatgcCCGGCGGCGAGGGCTGGAGGAGTACCTGGAGAAAG TGTGCTCGATACGCGTCATCGGCGAGAGCGACATCATGCAGGAGTTCCTGTCGGAGTCGGACGAG aaTTACAATGGTGTCTCAGACGTGGAGCTCAGGGTAGCATTACCAGATATAACAACAGTGACGGTCAGAGTCAAAAAGAACAGCACTACAGATCAGGTGTACCAG GCTGTGGCTGCTAAAGTTGGAATGGACAGTATTACCGCAAACTACTTCGCCTTGTTCGAAGTGATCAATCACTCCTTTG TGCGCAAGCTGGCGCCCAACGAATTCCCCCACAAACTCTACGTGCAGAACTACACCTCGGCAGTGCCAGGAACATGCCTGACCATCCGGAAATGGCTCTTCACTACAGAGGAGGAGGTTCTTCTCAACGACAATGACTTGGCGGTCACCTACTTCTTCCATCAG gCTGTCGATGATGTCAAGAAAGGCTACATCAAAGCAGAGGAGAAGTCCTACCAGTTACAGAAGCTGTGTGAGCAGAGAAAGATGGTCATG taCTTGAACATGTTGCGGACGTGCGAGGGTTACAACGAGATCATCTTCCCCCACTGCTCCTGTGACTCCCGGCGGAAGGGACACGTCATCACGGCCATCAGCATCAAGCACTTTAAACTCCACGCCTGCACCGAGGAGGGCCAGCTGGAG AACCAGGTCATAGCGTTCGAATGGGACGAAATGCAGCGGTGGGACACGGACGAGGAGGGAATGGCGTTTTGTTTTGAATACGCACGCGGAGAGAAGAAACCCCGATGGGTTAAAATCTTCACCCCCTACGTAAGTGCCCCCGTTACTCACGGACCGGGAAGGAGAAGTCACATCctgcttgtttttccctctggGAACCGGCAGGAGCACCCAGCTCCGGAGCGAGAGGCGGCGGGGAGGCAGGCGGCCGCCAGGAGGAGCCGGCAGCACGGGCAGGGCGATGGGTGCTGCACCGCCGCCGCCTGA
- the PCP4L1 gene encoding Purkinje cell protein 4-like protein 1 produces MSERSPDESPSSAEAPGGQERAKAADPKKAEEEEEEIDIDLSAPETERAALAIQGKFRRFQKRKKESGP; encoded by the exons aTGAGCGAG CGCAGCCCCGATGAGTCCCCGAGCTCGGCGGAGGCCCCCGGCGGGCAGGAGAGag ccaaAGCTGCTGACCCCAAGAaagcggaggaggaggaggaggagatcgACATCGACCTGAGCGCGCCCGAGACGGAGAGAGCCGCGCTCGCCATCCAGGGGAAATTCCGCCGCttccagaagaggaagaaggagtcGGGACCCTGA